Proteins encoded in a region of the Zea mays cultivar B73 chromosome 2, Zm-B73-REFERENCE-NAM-5.0, whole genome shotgun sequence genome:
- the LOC103647062 gene encoding E3 ubiquitin-protein ligase RZF1: MDPVWLEWFHRDGAELANRGRRPDHLDDEDDLYVALALAPYVDRHRPRTRPRSPSPSPPSHEDAGDDTAARNNKRPCIPAYSEAILGLKEVVPTAKHDDDCAICLNPLADIAGPDHKKDDAAATSMLRAMPCSHIFHQHCIFQWLHRNAVCPLCRYQLPTTFEDEDTEVEEDEEEIDNIISRLNQIRRRLQILYN, translated from the coding sequence ATGGATCCGGTGTGGTTAGAGTGGTTCCACAGGGACGGGGCGGAGCTCGCCAACCGCGGCCGTCGGCCGGATCATCTTGATGATGAGGACGATCTCTACGTAGCCTTGGCCTTGGCTCCCTACGTTGATCGCCACCGGCCTCGAACCCGTCCCCGATCCCCATCCCCATCCCCGCCCTCACACGAGGACGCCGGGGACGACACTGCTGCTCGCAACAACAAGCGTCCTTGCATCCCCGCGTACAGCGAAGCCATCCTGGGGCTCAAGGAGGTGGTGCCAACCGCTAAGCACGACGACGACTGTGCCATCTGCCTCAACCCATTGGCCGATATCGCTGGTCCTGATCACAAGAAGGACGACGCGGCAGCTACGTCTATGCTTCGGGCCATGCCCTGCTCCCACATCTTCCACCAGCACTGCATCTTCCAGTGGCTCCATCGCAACGCCGTCTGTCCTCTCTGTCGCTACCAGCTGCCCACCACTTTCGAGGACGAGGACACCGAAGTCGAGGAGGACGAGGAGGAGATTGACAACATAATTTCTCGATTGAATCAGATCAGACGACGACTGCAGATCTTGTACAACTAA